In the Alteromonas sp. M12 genome, one interval contains:
- a CDS encoding diguanylate cyclase, with protein MHLWISLALFFGIVANAYSSSAKEALLSKRTLSTQDGLSQITVYDIEQDLDGYIWLATQKGIDRFDGYSFVNFAQTATTKNGLLSTRINDLELNHENGNLWLATTSGLHRFNNALGKMEDILLSSNPGEDYQRVTALHFDQNNDLWLEADSKLFTKANLSESFSEVNMPNSPAMLTIYEIVSDQQNILYFATNAGVFRLDTRSQKWLPTLLSDVLVWSVFIDSNQNLWVGTNGKGLFHYTFDANYEPVTKQHFSKEQGLSHNIVNDIEQTKSGEVWVATNSGLNIFSDVKNGQALTPIQTSNADSDSKSKINSLFIDASDQVLYGTLVSGFSVVSPQSLLFQRVAIDNNKVIFAAEVDNQGTLWATSPEGLWKIEANLSSSTLVNFEKDDINEGTSNILLGTHYSAANDMLWIGTRVGLARLNDSKNGVSSVGLNGIPIYSIENDEQGNLYLGTVSNGMYHYNPNTFEIIHHYEADRVLGIHVSGPDKVWLATPKGLIKVNPLEKTQLNYKHDNNNPNSLPSDSLPGNYISWISSKSNNQYLVAVNSKGLFNMTEDETTGKLHFTELFPTSSLKDASIAAIVKDQQKNFWVSSIKGIAKIAADYSSLEFYDSTDGTAKGGYFIGGKSINSNGRIFFAGSDGLTHFHPDEIVRPKVNPRLNLTHIDILNEHLGSRKINTTNDPLSTLKDLSLALEDSDIVVTFEFAATELVAPEKIKYAHRLIGFNSLWQELKSNKRSITYTSLAAGHYVLEIKATNRYGEWLADHVSMDIEVSPPWYLSNVALILWIILALLSIYLYARWRSYSLYLRSQHLANEVTNKTRDLALANDKLRKLSDLDPLTNIFNRRGFTHAAKKQLAEYNESSNNSKNNANKVFSIVLFDIDFFKNINDTYGHDVGDEVLIAISQKIQNSLGVDDKLGRWGGEEFIALIHTDNIEIAFKIAERVRSQVADFTLNGTAEKIQITLSGGLAVVQADNNLTRCIKEADTLLFQAKENGRNQIAYKHTS; from the coding sequence TTGCATTTATGGATTAGCCTAGCTCTTTTTTTTGGGATAGTAGCAAATGCCTATTCTTCGAGCGCCAAGGAAGCGTTGCTATCTAAACGTACTTTAAGTACCCAAGATGGCTTATCACAAATAACCGTATACGATATTGAGCAAGATTTAGATGGCTATATTTGGCTGGCGACTCAAAAAGGAATAGACAGATTTGACGGTTATTCTTTCGTCAACTTTGCTCAAACGGCAACGACGAAAAATGGCTTACTTTCTACTCGTATTAACGATCTTGAACTTAATCACGAGAATGGCAATTTATGGTTGGCTACCACCAGTGGATTGCATCGCTTCAATAATGCATTAGGAAAAATGGAAGATATTCTCCTCTCATCCAATCCAGGAGAGGACTATCAACGAGTCACAGCTTTACATTTTGACCAAAATAACGATTTATGGCTCGAAGCGGACTCGAAGCTATTTACTAAAGCAAATTTATCCGAAAGCTTCAGTGAAGTTAATATGCCCAACTCACCGGCGATGTTAACCATATATGAAATTGTATCTGATCAGCAAAATATACTGTATTTCGCTACTAATGCTGGTGTATTTAGGCTAGATACCCGATCGCAAAAATGGCTACCCACTCTACTGAGTGATGTTTTGGTATGGTCAGTATTTATCGACTCAAACCAAAACCTTTGGGTTGGCACAAATGGTAAAGGTCTTTTTCATTATACCTTTGACGCTAATTATGAACCGGTTACAAAGCAACACTTTTCCAAAGAGCAAGGTCTTTCACATAATATCGTTAACGATATCGAACAAACAAAATCAGGTGAAGTATGGGTAGCCACTAACTCTGGCCTAAATATTTTTTCAGATGTGAAAAATGGACAAGCACTTACTCCAATCCAAACTTCAAACGCTGATTCAGACAGTAAATCGAAAATTAACAGCTTGTTCATAGATGCCTCTGATCAAGTTCTATATGGCACTTTAGTTAGCGGATTTAGTGTGGTTTCCCCCCAATCTTTACTCTTTCAAAGAGTCGCTATAGACAACAATAAAGTTATCTTTGCAGCAGAAGTAGATAATCAAGGAACACTCTGGGCGACCTCCCCTGAAGGTCTTTGGAAGATCGAAGCAAACTTAAGTTCCAGTACGTTGGTCAATTTTGAAAAAGATGACATTAATGAAGGTACGAGCAATATTTTATTAGGAACCCATTATTCAGCTGCAAATGACATGTTATGGATAGGCACACGAGTAGGATTAGCACGTCTTAACGACAGTAAAAATGGTGTATCGAGTGTTGGTTTAAATGGCATCCCTATCTACTCAATAGAAAACGACGAGCAAGGAAATCTTTATTTAGGTACGGTATCTAATGGCATGTATCACTATAACCCTAATACCTTTGAAATTATTCATCACTACGAAGCCGACAGAGTTTTAGGTATTCATGTTAGTGGACCGGATAAAGTTTGGTTAGCAACGCCGAAAGGATTAATAAAAGTCAATCCACTTGAAAAAACCCAACTGAATTATAAACATGATAATAACAACCCTAATTCTTTACCTAGCGACTCTTTACCTGGAAATTATATTTCGTGGATATCTAGCAAATCTAACAACCAGTATTTAGTGGCTGTGAATTCTAAAGGTTTGTTTAATATGACCGAAGATGAAACAACAGGTAAATTGCACTTTACTGAGCTGTTTCCAACCAGTTCGTTAAAAGATGCTTCAATAGCCGCTATTGTAAAAGATCAGCAGAAAAATTTTTGGGTTAGCAGTATCAAAGGGATAGCTAAAATAGCAGCAGACTATTCTAGTTTAGAATTTTACGACAGTACTGATGGAACCGCTAAAGGCGGCTATTTTATTGGTGGTAAATCGATTAACTCAAACGGTCGTATCTTTTTTGCTGGTTCAGACGGTTTAACCCATTTTCACCCAGACGAAATTGTCAGGCCTAAAGTAAACCCAAGGTTAAATCTTACACATATCGATATCTTAAATGAACATTTAGGTAGCCGCAAAATTAATACAACTAACGATCCCTTATCAACGCTCAAAGATTTGTCTTTGGCGTTAGAGGATAGTGACATAGTCGTCACATTTGAATTTGCTGCAACTGAATTGGTCGCCCCAGAGAAAATAAAATATGCCCATAGATTAATAGGTTTTAATTCTCTATGGCAGGAGCTAAAAAGCAACAAACGCTCAATAACCTATACATCACTAGCTGCTGGTCATTATGTACTTGAAATAAAAGCCACGAATAGATACGGAGAATGGTTAGCAGATCATGTATCCATGGACATAGAGGTTTCACCACCTTGGTATTTGTCAAATGTGGCTTTGATACTTTGGATAATATTGGCACTTCTGAGTATCTATTTATATGCCCGCTGGCGCTCTTACAGCCTTTATTTGCGTTCACAGCATTTAGCCAATGAAGTCACCAATAAAACACGGGATTTAGCCCTGGCTAACGACAAATTGCGTAAGTTATCTGATTTAGACCCACTGACGAATATATTTAATCGCAGAGGCTTTACCCACGCAGCCAAAAAGCAACTGGCTGAATATAATGAAAGTAGCAATAACAGTAAAAATAACGCTAACAAAGTTTTCAGTATCGTTTTATTCGATATTGATTTTTTCAAAAATATAAATGATACATATGGCCATGACGTAGGAGATGAAGTGTTGATTGCGATATCTCAAAAAATTCAAAACTCGTTAGGTGTTGATGACAAACTAGGCCGCTGGGGAGGCGAAGAATTTATTGCATTGATTCACACTGACAACATTGAAATTGCCTTTAAAATAGCAGAGAGAGTAAGAAGTCAGGTCGCCGATTTCACCCTCAACGGCACAGCTGAAAAAATTCAAATAACACTTTCTGGTGGTTTAGCTGTCGTGCAAGCCGACAACAATTTAACTCGCTGCATTAAGGAAGCCGACACCTTGCTTTTTCAAGCAAAAGAAAATGGTAGAAATCAAATTGCTTATAAACATACAAGCTAG
- a CDS encoding DUF1428 domain-containing protein, which translates to MSYVDGFVAAVPTVNKEKYIEHAKLSALVFKDHGALKITESWGDNVPDGDITSFPIAVKCSKDETVVFSSVVWPTKEVRDAGWEAIMNDPRMDPEQNPMPFDGKRLIYGGFEVILEE; encoded by the coding sequence ATGTCTTATGTCGATGGGTTTGTTGCCGCTGTACCAACTGTAAATAAAGAAAAATATATTGAACATGCGAAGTTATCTGCGCTCGTTTTCAAAGATCACGGAGCATTGAAAATTACTGAAAGTTGGGGAGATAACGTTCCTGATGGTGATATTACATCCTTCCCAATTGCAGTGAAGTGTAGCAAAGATGAAACTGTCGTGTTTTCATCTGTTGTATGGCCAACAAAGGAAGTTCGTGATGCCGGTTGGGAAGCAATTATGAACGACCCTAGGATGGACCCAGAGCAAAACCCAATGCCTTTTGATGGCAAGCGTTTAATATATGGCGGCTTCGAAGTTATTTTAGAAGAATAA
- a CDS encoding DUF998 domain-containing protein, whose product MDVIFSYAGIIASVWIVIGIYIASRFYPNYSHLKQFCSELGAFDSPTQKLSPAINNYPLGALLVVFGYYLIIAFQAHLPTVAIGVMVIVHGICTWVCGFFPMDADAYTQYPSKSCKIHSWSGLIMLASFIIAPLIVAFSSYYPLPLRVFSVVCVLGCFYFSYRLAKAFKIKTVPGLHQRLSYGFQILWLFVYSLCVVAKA is encoded by the coding sequence TTGGATGTTATTTTTTCTTACGCAGGGATTATTGCTTCAGTATGGATAGTTATAGGTATTTATATTGCTTCTCGGTTTTATCCAAACTATAGCCATTTAAAGCAATTTTGTAGCGAACTAGGCGCTTTTGATAGTCCTACTCAAAAACTGTCTCCTGCAATTAATAACTATCCATTAGGGGCGTTGCTCGTTGTTTTTGGATATTACTTAATCATTGCATTTCAGGCGCATCTACCAACTGTAGCAATAGGTGTAATGGTTATTGTTCATGGCATTTGTACTTGGGTATGTGGTTTTTTTCCGATGGATGCCGACGCATATACACAGTATCCTTCTAAAAGCTGTAAAATTCACTCATGGTCAGGGCTAATAATGCTCGCTTCATTCATCATTGCTCCGCTAATCGTTGCCTTTTCCAGCTATTATCCGTTGCCACTTCGAGTTTTTTCGGTTGTGTGTGTTTTGGGTTGTTTTTATTTTTCCTATAGATTAGCTAAAGCATTTAAAATAAAAACTGTTCCTGGGCTCCATCAAAGGCTCAGCTACGGCTTTCAGATTCTATGGTTGTTTGTTTATTCTCTCTGCGTGGTAGCTAAAGCCTAA
- a CDS encoding Rid family hydrolase: MLNLARIIVCLSSSLFLLGCVNTNKSIERKSYFPWENETGYSQVVKHGNTLYVSGITSEKTTFDGQIDDIYTNIKKMLADYGVGMDAIVKEVIFTTDIEGLRAAIATRKAHFNGKYPSSTWVEVKGLWSKSHLLEVEIVAALP, encoded by the coding sequence TTGCTAAATTTAGCCAGAATAATAGTGTGTTTATCTAGTTCGCTCTTTCTTTTAGGGTGCGTCAATACAAACAAATCCATTGAAAGAAAAAGTTATTTCCCTTGGGAAAATGAAACTGGCTACTCGCAAGTGGTGAAACATGGCAACACTTTATATGTCTCAGGTATCACAAGTGAAAAGACTACTTTTGATGGGCAAATAGATGACATTTATACTAACATCAAGAAAATGTTGGCTGACTATGGTGTTGGTATGGATGCAATTGTAAAAGAGGTTATCTTCACTACAGATATTGAAGGGTTGAGGGCGGCTATTGCAACGCGAAAGGCTCACTTTAACGGTAAATATCCATCTTCAACTTGGGTTGAGGTTAAAGGACTCTGGAGCAAATCTCACTTGCTAGAAGTTGAGATAGTTGCTGCGTTACCATAA
- a CDS encoding N-acetyltransferase, with product MSIRIRKEQSSDVQSIHDVTVAAFLDVAHTDHTEQFIVNALRESGVLSISLVAEDGGNIVGHVALSPVTITDGANSWYGLGPISVLPNNQCKGIGSKLMNAAIQVLKNIKAKGCVVLGDPSYYHRFGFKPTEGLVLPDVPPEYFQALLLQGDASQGVVTYHESFSAKG from the coding sequence TTGAGTATTCGTATCCGAAAAGAACAATCAAGCGATGTTCAAAGTATCCATGATGTTACTGTTGCAGCGTTTCTTGATGTAGCACATACCGATCACACGGAGCAGTTTATTGTTAACGCACTTCGTGAATCTGGTGTGTTATCGATTTCCCTTGTTGCTGAGGATGGAGGCAATATCGTAGGCCATGTGGCGCTTTCTCCTGTAACTATTACTGATGGTGCCAACAGTTGGTATGGTTTGGGCCCTATCTCAGTTCTTCCCAATAATCAGTGTAAAGGTATTGGCTCGAAACTCATGAATGCAGCTATTCAAGTGCTAAAGAATATAAAAGCTAAAGGTTGTGTTGTGCTCGGAGACCCAAGTTACTATCATCGTTTTGGCTTCAAGCCTACAGAGGGCTTGGTGCTACCTGATGTACCACCGGAGTATTTTCAAGCCTTGTTGCTTCAAGGAGATGCATCTCAAGGAGTTGTTACTTATCATGAATCTTTTTCTGCAAAGGGGTGA
- a CDS encoding DMT family transporter produces MQINRVLLTAIGCVLLAMVTIQSGASLAKQLFPIVGPEGTTALRLGFAAAILWLVFRPWRTLPHGSDWRSIVIYGLCLGGMNILFYLAIERIPLGIAVALEFTGPLAVALFSSKQKSDLVWVACAIAGIVLLMPDLTSTEGLDLAGALMALGAGGCWAGYILFGTRSGKQVSGGVTVALGMTVAAIMLFPVGVVTQGLALFSWEVLPLGLLVGVLSSALPYSLEMVALRNMPTQAFSVLMSLEPAIAALAGLAILSEHLSLLQWAAIALVIVASIGSSFTPKKAVDMSV; encoded by the coding sequence ATGCAAATCAATCGTGTACTTCTCACTGCCATAGGCTGTGTTTTGTTGGCAATGGTGACTATTCAGTCTGGAGCGTCTTTAGCCAAACAGCTTTTCCCGATAGTTGGTCCAGAAGGCACTACTGCACTACGATTAGGATTCGCAGCTGCCATACTTTGGTTAGTATTTCGTCCGTGGCGCACTCTTCCTCATGGCAGTGATTGGCGCAGCATTGTTATCTACGGTCTATGTTTAGGCGGTATGAATATCCTGTTCTATTTGGCAATAGAACGTATTCCGTTAGGTATAGCCGTCGCCCTTGAATTCACAGGTCCTTTAGCTGTGGCATTGTTTTCCTCTAAACAAAAAAGTGACCTCGTTTGGGTTGCCTGTGCCATAGCAGGGATCGTACTGCTAATGCCTGATTTGACTAGTACAGAAGGTTTAGACTTAGCTGGTGCGTTAATGGCGTTGGGGGCTGGCGGATGCTGGGCTGGTTATATTTTGTTTGGCACTCGCTCAGGCAAACAAGTATCAGGTGGCGTGACAGTGGCCTTAGGTATGACGGTAGCGGCCATCATGCTTTTTCCTGTTGGCGTAGTGACCCAAGGATTAGCATTATTTAGCTGGGAAGTTTTACCACTAGGATTATTGGTTGGCGTGCTATCCAGTGCCTTGCCCTACTCTTTGGAAATGGTCGCCCTTAGAAACATGCCTACACAGGCATTTAGCGTACTCATGAGTTTAGAGCCAGCCATTGCAGCGCTTGCAGGCTTGGCCATTCTTAGCGAACACTTAAGTTTGCTACAATGGGCTGCCATTGCACTGGTTATTGTCGCTTCTATCGGCAGTAGTTTTACCCCGAAAAAAGCCGTTGATATGAGTGTCTAG
- a CDS encoding DUF2061 domain-containing protein, with translation MKKTITFACLHFSVAFTVTYLLTGSAVIGGAVALVEPAVNTVVFYFHERVWKRFESQSARNGNGNAKQAFPQNDMTLLS, from the coding sequence ATGAAAAAGACAATTACCTTCGCTTGTTTGCACTTTTCAGTGGCATTTACAGTAACTTATTTATTAACTGGCAGTGCCGTTATAGGTGGTGCAGTAGCCCTTGTAGAGCCTGCGGTTAATACCGTTGTATTCTATTTTCACGAACGTGTATGGAAAAGATTTGAAAGCCAGTCTGCTCGGAATGGAAATGGCAATGCAAAGCAGGCTTTTCCACAAAACGACATGACATTGCTATCTTAG
- a CDS encoding N-acetyltransferase family protein, translated as MIIRDAVLGDASEIAEIYNFYVVNTCITFEERKVSDEDMSIRLSKVADCNLPWIVAVLDEAIIGYAYATKWKERSAYRFSVESTIYLSSEYHGKGLGAVLYESLLSKLKPIGINNVIGGITLPNPASVGLHEKLGMEKVAHFSKVGFKFDKWLDVGYWQLSLRT; from the coding sequence ATGATAATTAGAGATGCGGTTTTAGGTGATGCCTCAGAAATTGCCGAAATCTACAATTTCTATGTTGTAAATACGTGCATAACTTTTGAAGAGAGAAAAGTTTCAGATGAAGATATGTCTATTAGACTTAGCAAAGTCGCAGACTGTAATTTACCATGGATTGTAGCCGTTTTAGATGAAGCAATTATTGGATATGCCTATGCAACCAAATGGAAGGAAAGAAGTGCTTATCGGTTTTCCGTAGAGTCAACGATCTATCTTTCTAGTGAATATCATGGAAAAGGTTTGGGTGCCGTTTTATATGAATCGCTCCTTAGTAAGCTTAAACCTATCGGGATAAATAATGTAATTGGAGGCATAACTTTGCCTAATCCAGCTAGTGTTGGCTTGCACGAAAAATTGGGAATGGAAAAAGTCGCTCATTTTTCTAAAGTAGGCTTTAAATTTGATAAATGGTTAGATGTTGGGTATTGGCAATTGAGTCTACGTACCTAA
- a CDS encoding GNAT family N-acetyltransferase, whose product MSIEYKINHPISADQFIALLTDSTLGERRPIQDRECITGMISNSNLTVSAWDSEKLVGISRCMTDFHYACYLSDLAVSEKYQKLGIGKQLQILTQNQLGPRCKLILIAAPAANSYYEHIGFSNNPRCWVLERDASVHS is encoded by the coding sequence ATGAGCATCGAATATAAAATTAATCACCCAATAAGTGCGGATCAATTCATAGCGCTGTTGACTGATTCGACATTGGGTGAGCGCCGACCAATTCAAGATCGGGAATGTATTACGGGTATGATCTCGAATAGCAATCTTACGGTTAGTGCCTGGGACTCCGAAAAGTTGGTGGGTATTTCTCGCTGTATGACAGATTTTCATTACGCGTGCTATCTGTCAGATTTAGCCGTATCTGAAAAGTATCAAAAATTGGGCATTGGTAAGCAATTACAAATTCTCACCCAGAATCAGCTTGGGCCACGTTGCAAACTAATCCTTATTGCAGCACCGGCAGCCAATTCATATTATGAGCATATTGGTTTTTCAAATAATCCGCGTTGCTGGGTACTTGAGCGTGATGCAAGTGTTCACAGCTAA
- a CDS encoding class I SAM-dependent methyltransferase — MEPSALGKKYDKIAQWWHDQHIESFYGVSQFERAIGYASNGGKALDVGCGVGGRFVNILQHRGFSVTGLDVSKEMVKLASSNHPEHYFLHQDICSWDTEEKFDFIVAWDSIFHLPLVMQKPVVAKLCQFLAKGGVLIYTFGNDEGEHTDQWHNDTFYYSSIGINENMKLLMNNGLSILHLELDQYPEKHVYTIATKP, encoded by the coding sequence ATGGAACCATCTGCACTCGGTAAAAAATACGACAAAATTGCTCAGTGGTGGCATGACCAACACATAGAGTCCTTTTATGGTGTCAGTCAATTTGAACGAGCCATTGGATATGCCTCGAATGGTGGAAAAGCACTTGATGTAGGTTGTGGTGTCGGGGGAAGGTTTGTGAATATATTGCAACATCGCGGCTTTTCGGTTACTGGACTTGATGTTTCCAAAGAAATGGTAAAGCTGGCTAGCAGTAACCACCCAGAACACTATTTTTTACACCAGGATATTTGCTCATGGGATACAGAAGAAAAGTTTGATTTCATCGTTGCGTGGGATAGTATTTTTCACTTACCGCTTGTTATGCAAAAGCCTGTTGTTGCGAAGTTATGCCAGTTTTTAGCCAAAGGGGGGGTATTAATATATACATTTGGCAATGACGAGGGAGAGCATACTGATCAGTGGCACAATGATACTTTTTACTACAGCTCTATTGGTATTAACGAAAATATGAAATTACTTATGAATAATGGACTTTCTATTTTACATCTTGAGCTAGATCAGTATCCTGAAAAACATGTTTATACAATCGCCACTAAGCCTTAA